The DNA segment aaaaaaaaacttcccaatatttataagaaattgaaaaattaataaaattcaaacagcctattttgatagtttgaatcttggttatgacaacttttactgtcaattaatttcaatattactaattaataatttacaatagtgaccatatttttatactattaatatttcgaataattgtttgaatttctatAGCTCGcactttgcgcccggtgcaatatctcatggatagatggatgaatagaattttcattactattttgaaataatgtgatgaaaaaattaatataattgcatatttcacagttttgtctcaaaatatatctaaaaaattgattgaaatttaaattatggtaactaatataaaaaatagctaataaaagtcgaaattcatcgacaaataaaatgtcattgaccgagattcgaacctagatcgtGTTTGTTTATCCACTGAGCTTTGGAGTTCTGTTGTGTTATGCCTTTACGTTCTCGGCTATTGCATATTGTTGAACGTAGAGGTCTGACTGATAACTCTTAGCATACACGTCAtactgtaaactagacttctaaaaaagtttacttcactcctaaaaagcgtacaacctttgactatagaaagaaggttgttctttctatagaagaaggttctttctatagtcaaaggtacaacagactttggctcatgacttatattattaaaattaatattattatctgtttcacaataaaattttcactctgaattaagtcaggtaacgtatgtaggctactataatatagtgtatagcggcatattaatttgaagccggtttgccggcattttcacaacaaaatattgctctgaaatcatagagaaaacattcgaagattcaatcttgagtgggccaaatgttttctctatatggttcaatattgaagaaaaattatctaaaagttttaataatgaattacggaaaaattactaggaattttttagtcaaggctgagtttcaccagtaggcttaccttaaacttcagatctctgctgtattttcttgttattatagttgattgtattgcattaagaagtggaattcgataataaaaaagaaacaattattactctacctcacttttaaatattgatacaattattgtactttgatttcaaattcgattcttcacttttaaatacttgcaatacgtacctttctgacaatggacaatgcagccattgtattcattgtttgatatcaaaaacacaataataaatattaaattattaaacagtaatttataaaatatattatagacataataccgcgattcacgatacataattatatagattattacagtcgttatgagattatctctctatgatttttgtgagatcggacacgatcagatgttattcaaggtcattttacagccctagggccgtaaagttttaccggcctggttggaaaacaatcactttcggcctccatatgacgcacgtaaaccagctcattacatccaagtgtggcgaaaaagttttttacaaacatttgatgttgcagtcttaaggtttttatatcacaaacaagtaggtcagataatcgagtccagccgtatgtggttcacgcccacacctctaaaagaatcacacctacttgtctaccaaaaatccaaagtattggacagcaaaaaaaaataaaatgcaaaatgggttaaaagcccagaagaaaactataacctaattacatatggcttatggcacgatatgcaatgaaagatgagaacatgggacataatttgctctgaaaaacctaattacctaatatgatacctaaaaaaaatagacataattaaaaaatgtaatacatgatgaaaaaatataccacaagcaaacaattatttacactacaatggatagattttagaaaagttaagttttatcaacaatttgaagattaggaaaataagctactattttaacttctaatattatttcagaagaatacaaatttaaatgactatggacaagattggttaagatatgcatcatagaagaattttactgaacattacacaaagacaggaaagaatcgaaatttgaaaagattaagggccaagaaaaataggctacaggaaagaaaaaagacacaattatggactcttaccatacactgcatagcgattatgctattctgaatcccggcataacacaggattcctaatcattgtgtgctggggaataccctttcatcatgtgattcactgtcatcatcttgtaaataagcaacttgaaacaacctttgaatactaacacatcaatggtgactttgtgttttgttttcttcacgaacataattttattcatgggttcatttgtttcaacaaagccattttgcttacaaaagttagtcatgttcacttgagaatgcattgcatacaccttttcaattctcagttgaaagttgaactcatcaacttgattcaaagcaagattcattttgtttatattgttcctaacctctacagaaacctgtctcatgtaatcattcactttgtttatagttttcctaaccttcaatgtagcaatatcactttcatgatagttgactttcagtgaagacaactccctacctacttctttactcaattctactatctcattagggttgactttttcaacaacagtaactaggcctacattgtcagaaacttgaatgagttgatcttgtatcttaacactactattatcatgcttcaatttgttttcatcttcatgattatcactcaatgttgcatgtgcatttttcaatagaaggtttatactaacctgctctagtctaatgctagcaaattcttgcttcatatcatcaaacctagcattttgatcttgtttcaaattatcaatcttagcattttgcttatcaaacagttgtgttaaggcagctattaactcatcatcatttttaatatttttcatattgtatgccattttgctagtctgcacagataatatattcattaggacttgatctctcttgaaccgacttcccactcagcagtataccattcataacctatcaagatatctatcctactaataatttttcataaccagggatttcatggtgtaccatttgggacatatttattttgtaattcggtcccaccacaggggtaacatttgccgtgctaccaatttctcctaattcggttggatagcattgtctaacctattaacctaaggaaatttatcggctccaacgtaatagattcttgataaattatgaatggatctatcgcctatgaatgagaaatccaattttcagagcaaatgaacttataatcttcagatgaattttggcaaaatactacacaaatacacaaagaacaatatcttacaagcctaagcatctagTCACTACGAGCTAattacttatccagtttatatagttgaaaaaaacagtggctattggcttgtatacacaaataacaatatatagacaaaatagaacactataaactgtttaaaactcaatttaaaacattaataaattcacttaaatagaaaattatttagagagcacaaaattacaacacacaccagccagccatgtttcagaGAGAAGAACAGGAAAAACCAAGCTACAAGGAAGCTTCGTCGTCAGAAcaaaaaccacatctcaaaatcagtgatgacttcatgacatgtcaacaacaaaattataaattacaagtttagaattcacattttatatttgttctcaataaaactttattttgaaactattattttaaatttttatatatcatctcgatttaaataaaccatttatctattaattctgtcaacccagcctcggtgacaccatggaacaatgcaacaatcatttacgataataaattctcagtcaaaaagtttgtccgtatatcgatgactctgatatttactataaagtttcatagatctcgaattgaagatttgattccaatcgagaaaaaaatgtaatattacaccaccaatcgtcattatgttattccccaaaattattctcgtttgagaatgaggcattcagttcaatgagcaaggaaagttgtgtgtgtgtatttttTAACAAGTACTCAACGTTTCAATGAAATACACAAACATTATCTACAAACAATGACTGGCAATTTacaagatatttgactgaattatttcaaacgcaagcagctgattgcctctagaaaggtTGTACtgaaacactgcttggattatatgaggcgaggttgtcattttcactatttataatCATGTAGCTTgtagttgctgaatttttcaatcggtctgtattttgtttttgttgatcccggctattgatagcatatggtggcacaccattcagccgctatccttgactttgaaactcctgagaggccaaaatacgctcttccgagtacgtttgacaattggaaaaaattttcaattatttctaagaAACTTTCTCTCTTTCACCACCTTCTTATCTTTTGATGAAACAGAAAAGTTTCTAggatgtcgaaaatttcatgttttctgcttgaaatgtctcgacattgacgaacataatcatcaattaaaaaaaaaactataagtcgaataaaaatgatccagacaccaatagaagggagacattctccccgttaatttgatatataattattacgcattacgacgccccatgattcagAGAGAAGTGATAGTTAAATtcccttttaatccttcaaccctgatgCTTTTTGAGTACTACAAGGATATCGGGAATGATACTCTACATACAATTCTGATGTTGAATCGAaaattgagaaagttgcaattttaaacgatttggcaaccctgtaatttcttcggatggagggccaaatCTCAACTTATTCTACACAAACTATACACAATGATACAATTTTCAACCTTCTTTCTTACTTGGAAGCTGAGCTTTGACAGGGGGGGGGAAGGTACACTGTGAAGTTAGCCCCACCCAAGGTTTTTTCATGATAACTCCTGAACGGAACAAGCACTAACGATGAGGATTGGTGCATCTGACAGCACTAACGAAGCACTAACCAATAATACCATTTACGACCTTGTATCTTACTTGGGGGCCGAGATCTGACAGGGTGAGGCCAAATTCGCTGTGAAGCTAGCCCTACCCAAGGTTTTTTCATCATAACTCCTGAACGGGACAAGCACTAACGATGGGGATTGGTGCTCCTGCCAGCACTAACCAATGATACCATTTACGACCTTGTATCTTATTTGGGGACTGAGATCTGGCTGGGTGGGGCCAAGTTCACTGTGAAGTTAGCCCTACCCAAGGTTTTTTCATGATAACTCCTGAACGAGAAAAGCACTAACGTTGGGGATTAAAGCACTATTCAGCACTAATCAATGGTACCATTTTTAACGTTAGTGCTTTCATGGGTGGGGCCAACTTCACGGACCTTTTTAGATAGCTTGGAAAATAATTTGTATTGTAAACATTAATTTCTCCCATACGCTTTGGAACTCTATGCATTCCAAATCATATGAccaaaattatttatgtttatgttttgtttctGATTCAAAATAtgaggaatatttttattagacaCCCAAAGTTGTGCTTCAATGAAGCCGTTCAACTAAACATTCAAATCGTTTCTAATCAGCATACCGATTGGTGGTTTAAACGGCGTTTAAAATCAACTCTAGACGCAgtttaaggcccgccgcaaagtagtcccacgctaatccacgccgtgggatgttttgtaaaccattgctaggcttctccagacatctgtgtaatacatgtaatgaataatccacttgtcagctgattgattataattctatagaaatggtttacaaaacatctcacggcgtgggttgcttttcgtgggtctactttgcggcgggcctaaaccGAGCATATGCATACGGACTTAAAGTATATTTCAGAACTATTTTTATCCGAGACAGTTATAAACGTTTTTCTTCTATGAAACTTGTGGTAtctctaagtttatttattgaacaaaaaacagTCATACATTTATGTAACAATTTTTTAAtgcatttgaaattattgtttccTATTAAACTTTTGAGAAGTTAGTTGTTTTAAAAACTATAAGGCGATTCTTtcgaaaaattgtattattttcatttctaataataataataaataaatttatttcctttaaaaaatacaataggtctataaaaaaatatggaatttaattctattggaaattagcCTACTCAACTATGCGAAACCCATGTACTAGAGTAGGTGTTAGTAGTAGTTATAGATTCTGTGTGGGTGTGCAAACTGCAAATAcgttgggtaagtgagctcactTATTGTTTGAGATTATGTTTTCTATGATGTCTTCCAGTTGAAATAATCCAGTTCTTAGCGGCAGTTTTGAATCTTCTTGGGTTTTCTATTGTCTTGATTTGTGCAGGAAGTAGAgtgtggagttttggtgctaggtggttgaagtgtcgttgATATGTTTGTTTCAATGACAGCTGTGCTGAATAATAAGttactaaatttcagaaaagtggaatcataacctcattttggacttttgaactattatctaaatttgggagagaaatagtacaaggagtatccttagtttttctctcccggtcagtgcttcttgtaaaaattataatgataaaataataaataaatattgccttcctagccacgttcgtAATAAGAAGGTTTCTGTTTCTTGTGTTATGACTGATAATGATACTTTTTTCTTAATACTGAATATTATAAAACAGAATGAAATATAACGGtattatcacaaaaataacGCTTGAAGAAGCTTGGTTTAAAAAATAGGGAGTATGAATTAAAATCTCAAATCTCTTATTACAaacttaaattatttattatcaagtaTTTTAAATACAAGAATTTGATGGAACATACACAGGTGTTTGGATTAGATTTTGTTGAATGCTGCAATATCAACTGATTGAACAAAGTCTTCGAATGCTTGGATTTCCTCGGTGAGCAGATCAACGGACACCTTCTCGTCTTCAACTACACACATAATCTGCAGCTTCTTGATACCATAGCCGACAGGTACCAATTTTGCTGCAATTACAACAAATGCCGTAtgttaatgaattgaaaataataccaaCCAGTCATATTACACAGCAATCTAAATTCAATCTTACATTGATGataaaaattagttttataCATACTATATTATGTAGTGTTGAATTTATCGAACAAATATTTACAAAGtgaatcattttataatctGCAGCTTTTTGATACCATAGCCGACAGGTACCAATTTTGCTGCAATTACAACAAATGCCGTAtgttaatgaattgaaaataataccaaCCAGTCATATTACACAGCAATCTAAATTCAATCTTacattgatgataataattagttttatatatactatattatatagtgttgAATTTATCGAACAAATATTTACAAAgtgaatcattttaaagaagtagaaaaatactGAGAATTCTCGTGCAGTAAATCATAAATTTGAACGAAcattgaaaaatctgggtgaagatatacatttattggaaaattcaCTAACTCGTTCCTAAAAACACACAGtgttgaaattttcataaatttcaatacAGTAACAACACTTTATTGTTTCCTTCGCCACATTTAGAAACACAAAGGAAAATTTATTcttaattgattcaaaattttatataaatggagctggaattatttttcattcaaaaaaataattttttgctgtTCACTGAATTCCGGTTAAAAAAGAGAACTGAGAAAATATAGGAAACTGCTGGTTGATACTACGGTGAGCTAAATAATACATTCACATGATGTAAAATGTGTAGGATACAGTTTTTCTACCTTATAAACTAGGCCATTTGTGCCTAACACAGCTCCATAATGCGCATGCACAGGTAATGTTTTCTTTGGATCAGTTTCTGTGATTACTAAGTAGTACGGTGACTGAGCGTAACGGTGGCTTATGGTGAAGCAGATGATACGCGTGAGAtttatgtttattgtttattacaGTTAATTATAGAAATACTTCTAATAGTATcagcatattgccatttaaaagcaaaaacctaacctacccGTTCAAGTTTGAAACATCAAGAAACTTTTCTCCTTTACTTAGTATTTGGTACTCGGTATGGTAGGTCGCAATGATGTAATCATTATACAACTTCTTGATTTTCATAAGACAGGCCAGTAGGATAGTTAAGGTGATAAAATACTGTAGTTGAGATGAAGTTTGAAGTATTCAAACAATAAGAACATTAAATAATTTTACTtcactttttaaattttcatattcTGTTgagaatttctttcaaattgctTTGAGAATTATTTCTACGCTACATATTATAAGTTGAAGTTTGAACAAACAAAAGAATAGATCAcaatgattgatttttattgatgtgCTTTGTCTGGGAAGGCCCATTGCACAAACAACAGCATTACAATATACgagttcaaataatatgttaaataaaaatagtaCACTATAAATTGAAGTGAATAGGCTATATGAACAAACttggaaattatattatctAGAAAAATCAGCGAAAGGAAGATAACATATGAACTAagcatattattattaagaagTAGTAGTCATATTAATTTGTAAGTGAATTTTGCCAttaaaagaattaaaaaaaactgtaaatgtccacaaataaagatttgtataaattaaataattcaaattcaataaattaagaCAGTATACTCACAGGCTCCCCAGACAAGTCCGTCCATTGCGATGGATCTAACTTTGGCCTCCATTTCTTGCATGTTGGTTTCGTCATCCCAAGGCTTTACATCCATCACTATACTTGATTTCGCAATCAGTGTTGGCTTTTTCGATTTCTTCTCAGAATACGCTTTCAACCTTTCCTCTCTAATTCTCGCTGCTTCCGCATCCTGGTAaagtataaaaattatttgcaaTACTGTTTTCAAATCTGTATATTGATAAAGGAAATAACATCgagaaaaacaaattaaaaaaagaaaaagaaactaGTTCAgattaaaattccaaaaaaatccTCAATCTCTCCCGGTGAACGACTCATCAACCACACCCTATTAATTTAGATTTAAAAGAAGCAATACCAGCTACACTTTTGACTTCAGTGGGAAGACAGTTGAAAAATTTCGGGCCCAAAAAATGAAGCTCTTCTGAAACAAAGTAGGCTACAATGAGAACGAGGCAATGTTATGAACCCCCTCTCAGCATTCCTAGTGTAATAGGGTACATTAGGTCCATGATTACCACTTTTCTTATAAAATAGTGCCAGAACCTTGAAGACATACAGATATCTCAATGGCAGGATGGATCTTGCTTTAAAAAGTGGGAATAAGTGAAACCGCTCACCCTCACCCCAAATTACGTATTTTGTATCAGGGTTTTTCTCATGAAATATGAAATTGTAAAATCCACATTGTGTAAAAGTCAGATCGATATCTCGACAGAATAGATATTCATccaacattatcaaaatataattatgtaggTATGAGACTCAAAGTAATGCTGAATCTCACTATTAATTAGTGAAGTTGTCTCACCTCTTCATCGTCAGATCCGAACAAATCGAGGTCGTCATCGTCGTCCTTGTTGGCAGCGGGTGCGGGGGCGGCACCTCCGGCTGAACCAAAGGCGGCGGGCACTTTCTTCTCGCCTGGcagcttcttcttctcatcGTTGTTGTACGACTTGATGTGTTTGTACCACCTGAGTGCGTGGGGTGTTGTCGAGTCGGGGCACTTGCCCAATCCATCGAATACAGCGACATCGGCTTGTGTGGCTTGGTAACTGACAACAAacatttaattgataaattggtTGGCGTTCGTTAGTTCGCTTCGCTTACTATTAATAGAGTGATTTTTTAATCCTGTTAGTAATAATTACCCTATTGTTCAAGTGTGTGgtaatttatttctaataaatgaaaattttgttttgttgcacAAATTTGGTACACCTAGTCAATCAGTAAACACACGTCAGTGTGAATTCATTATCTTTGAGCTGTTCAACATTCTGTGTAGATTCCGGTCATCTTATGAACAGAATGTCTTATACCAAAGAACATGAATATTATGAAGTGTCAAAACGTGTATAACAATAATGGATAGGCATTTTGAACATATTCTTTAATAATCTTTAGTAACTAGTGACCTCCCCCCACGTGCCTGAGTACTCGCTCAGATTTTGAAATctgaattatattgtaatgtgGATCAATGGAGGGAGCTTTACTTGATGGAGCTTCTCCTGAATGGATGAATGGAGATTCTTGTTTAATCTCGCTAACCCTAGTTCAactaagaaattatatatatatatattatataaattttaataagcctaacaattattataagctTATAGGATCTGATCAGATCGATTTAACCGGGTGTATTTTAATTACCGCTATCTACTGTAAAATACGGTGGAATAGAAACAGTGACAGCAATCCAAATGACTAAAATACCTATATAGATAGATATTGAATGCGgtcaataaaaaagttttttattgaGCTTAACGCCCACATAAGCTTTTCGCTTGCGCGTGAGTAGCGGAGAGTTATTATTTGATGGGATGATCACACGTCCATGCCTGCCGGCGGGATTTCAACCCACAAGGTAGCGCTAGCAGACGCCTTAGTTGACTCGGTTATTCCGGCTG comes from the Nilaparvata lugens isolate BPH chromosome 1, ASM1435652v1, whole genome shotgun sequence genome and includes:
- the LOC111046040 gene encoding elongation factor 1-beta' isoform X2, translated to MAIGDLKSKQGVEALNNYLQDRSYIEGYQATQADVAVFDGLGKCPDSTTPHALRWYKHIKSYNNDEKKKLPGEKKVPAAFGSAGGAAPAPAANKDDDDDLDLFGSDDEEDAEAARIREERLKAYSEKKSKKPTLIAKSSIVMDVKPWDDETNMQEMEAKVRSIAMDGLVWGASKLVPVGYGIKKLQIIK
- the LOC111046040 gene encoding elongation factor 1-beta' isoform X1, which gives rise to MAIGDLKSKQGVEALNNYLQDRSYIEGYQATQADVAVFDGLGKCPDSTTPHALRWYKHIKSYNNDEKKKLPGEKKVPAAFGSAGGAAPAPAANKDDDDDLDLFGSDDEEDAEAARIREERLKAYSEKKSKKPTLIAKSSIVMDVKPWDDETNMQEMEAKVRSIAMDGLVWGASKLVPVGYGIKKLQIMCVVEDEKVSVDLLTEEIQAFEDFVQSVDIAAFNKI